The following proteins come from a genomic window of Carassius auratus strain Wakin unplaced genomic scaffold, ASM336829v1 scaf_tig00216397, whole genome shotgun sequence:
- the LOC113098041 gene encoding rho GTPase-activating protein 20-like, which translates to MGPYEAGLQKRSRTKSCGEYQHSSKTFSQRRQSAPSVILSKALTKSKSVARDCTSQVSQDIFALIQSLLSPTRKLICQGNVVLQTGLQNQDRFLILFNDLLIITKAKSVMQVKQKKCVRVSEMWTASCVDEVCEASTASERSFVMGWPTYNCVATFSTSEEKDRWLPLIESCIQEEKKSDDPKMIPLKIFAKDVGNCAYAKTLFISNTDCTSDVISTALQLFGLSGGVKDYKLWVCSKQDETPYPLIGHECPYSIKMSHIRLLQQEAVTSSYSQMALFAN; encoded by the exons ATGGGACCATATGAGGCAGGATTGCAGAAGAGAAGCCGAACCAAAAGTTGTGGGGAATATCAGCACTCCAGC AAGACTTTCTCTCAGCGCAGACAGTCAGCACCTTCTGTTATTCTCAGCAAAGCCCTTACAAAGTCAAAATCTGTTGCAAG GGATTGCACATCTCAGGTTAGCCAGGACATTTTTGCCCTGATCCAGTCTCTGCTCAGCCCAACCAGGAAACTCATTTGCCAAGGAAATGTGGTGCTGCAGACAGGCCTTCAAAACCAGGACAGATTCCTGATCCTCTTCAATGATCTTCTCATCATCACCAAGGCCAA gtcaGTAATGCAGGTGAAGCAGAAGAAGTGTGTGCGTGTTAGTGAGATGTGGACAGCCAGCTGTGTGGATGAGGTGTGTGAGGCCAGTACTGCTTCAGAGAGAAGCTTCGTCATGGGCTGGCCAACTTACAACTGTGTGGCTACTtttag CACTTCAGAAGAGAAAGACAGGTGGCTGCCTCTCATTGAAAG TTGCatacaagaagaaaaaaagagtgatgATCCAAAGATGATTCCACTCAAGATATTTGCAAAGGATGTTGGGAACTGTGCCTAT GCAAAGACTCTTTTTATCAGCAACACAGACTGCACCTCTGATGTCATTAGCACAGCACTGCAACTGTTTGGTCTTTCG GGTGGAGTAAAAGATTACAAGTTGTGGGTGTGTTCAAAACAAGATGAAACTCCATACCCTTTAATTG GTCATGAGTGTCCTTACAGCATTAAGATGAGCCACATTCGCCTGCTGCAGCAAGAGGCAGTGACATCATCCTACAGCCAGATGGCGCTTTTTGCCAATTGA